Proteins found in one Xenopus laevis strain J_2021 chromosome 1L, Xenopus_laevis_v10.1, whole genome shotgun sequence genomic segment:
- the jund.L gene encoding transcription factor jun-D, whose amino-acid sequence MMEIPFYHDNVLNVHQASLYISALDAMMKKDLNLDLNDQVVANLKPHLRGGDGMLTSPDLGLLKLASPELERLIIQSNGMVTTTPTTSQFMYPKVASEEQEFAEGFVKALEDLHKQNQLGVQSNTLDISSVSAGSSLQPPPTSDAPVYVNLSNYPSGAMGTAVNYSTETVPYPPPPSNMIQQPAPPPPRLQALKDEPQIVPEVASFGDSPPMSPINMDTQERIKAERKRLRNRIAASKCRKRKLERISRLEEKVKSLKTQNTELASTANLLREQVAQLKQKVMSHVNSGCQLLPQQVQAY is encoded by the coding sequence ATGATGGAAATACCCTTCTATCATGATAATGTGTTGAATGTTCATCAGGCTTCCCTCTACATTTCTGCTCTTGACGCTATGATGAAAAAGGATCTGAACCTTGACCTGAACGACCAGGTTGTAGCTAATTTAAAGCCACATCTCCGTGGTGGGGACGGCATGCTTACCTCCCCTGATCTTGGACTACTGAAGTTGGCTTCTCCTGAACTGGAGAGGCTTATTATCCAGTCAAATGGCATGGTCACCACCACACCTACTACTAGCCAGTTTATGTACCCAAAGGTGGCTAGTGAGGAGCAAGAATTTGCAGAGGGCTTTGTGAAggcactggaagatctccataaGCAGAACCAATTGGGGGTTCAATCAAATACTTTGGATATAAGCTCAGTTTCTGCTGGATCTAGCCTTCAGCCTCCACCAACATCTGATGCTCCTGTCTATGTCAATCTTAGCAACTACCCTAGTGGGGCTATGGGAACCGCTGTCAATTATAGTACTGAGACTGTGCCATACCCACCACCACCATCAAACATGATACAGCAACCAGCACCTCCACCACCCAGATTGCAGGCTCTGAAAGATGAGCCACAGATTGTACCAGAGGTGGCCAGCTTTGGGGATAGTCCACCAATGTCCCCTATAAATATGGACACACAGGAAAGGATCAAAGCTGAGAGAAAGAGGCTGAGAAACAGGATAGCAGCATCTAAATGCAGAAAAAGAAAGCTTGAGCGAATCTCCAGACTAGAGGAAAAAGTAAAGAGCCTTAAGACACAGAACACTGAGTTGGCATCTACTGCTAACCTGCTGAGGGAACAGGTGGCCCAACTAAAGCAAAAGGTCATGAGTCATGTCAACAGTGGCTGCCAGCTTCTGCCCCAACAGGTCCAAGCCTACTAA